DNA from Marinagarivorans cellulosilyticus:
TTCAGTCTGCAGGCATCCAAGAGCAGCCAGCTGCGAAGAAATTTATTCGCATCAAGAAAGAAGTAACGGTTACCGACGGCGATAAAATGGCGACTTTTGTACCTTTTGACGGCTTTAAGGTGTCTTTTACTATCGATTTTGATCACCCCGTATTTAAAGGGCGCAAACTCGATGCCGTGGTGGATTTTTCAAGTACCTCGTTTGTGAAAGAGATTTCGCGAGCGCGGACTTTCGGCTTTATGCATGAAATAGAATACCTTCGCTCGAAAGGCTTAGCCAAGGGCGGCAGTGTTGATAACGCCATTGTGGTTGATAAATACCGCATATTGAATGAAGACGGTTTGCGTTATGAAGACGAATTTGTAAAGCATAAGATCCTTGATGCCATCGGAGATTTATATCTCTTAGGTAACACCTTAATTGGTGAATTCCGTGCTTATAAGTCTGGTCACGGCTTAAATAACCAATCGCTGCGCGAACTTATTCGTCAGCCAGATGCTTGGGAAGTTGTGACTTTTGAGGATGATGAAGAGTCGCCAATTGCCTATCACAAGCCATTGGCTGCTGCATAAACCATAGGTTATGTTTTTTCTGGCGAGGCCTTGGCGCTTGCCTGCTTACAAAAAGCCAACTTTCGAACAGTTGGCTTTTTGTGTTTTATATGCCATATTCTGGCGCCGATTAAGCTATATAGCCAAATCGACTAGGTTTTGTCATTTTTTTGATTAAACTTTAAGCGAGGCGACCGTTATTTATTCATCTTGCTGGCGTCCCAGCATCAGGTCTAAATTACCGTCGATATCAAACACTTTTAAATATGCGCAAGCTCAAAGTATTGCGCGTATTTCGGGTAGCTAAAGACAAAAGTCAGTGAAGATTATATTCATTAGCAAACGCCATGGTGGCACAAAAACAATTACCTTAGGCTTTTGGTCTAAGACGTTTTTGATCGCCGGTATGTTGGCTTTACCGTTAGCCGCGGTAACGTTAATTGCGCTGCAATGGAGTGTAAAAAGTGGTCATAGTCTGTTAACCCAGGACGTTTCAAAAACGTGGGAGCAAACGCTCACCGCCCAGCAGCTAGAAATCGAAAATACCCGCAATGAAGCGCAAAGTAAGCTTGAGGCACTCACACTACGAGTGGCTGAGCTGCAGGCCCGCTTAGTTCGCTTAGATGCGCTCGGTGAGCGCATGACAGTGGCTGCAAAGCTAGAGCATGGCGAGTTCGATTTTAGCCAGCCGCCAGCTTTGGGTGGCCCCTCTGAGGAGCTAGACAACCACAACTTTGAAGTTGCCACATTCATGGATATGATTGATGAGCTGTCCTTCAAGATTGAGGATCGACAGCATCAGCTGCAAACACTAGAAGCCTTGATGGCCAACCAAAAAGTAGAAGAGTCTATTTTTGTGGCTGGGCGTCCAATCACAAAAGGTTATTTGTCGTCGCGCTATGGCCGCAGAACTGATCCGTTCAGCGGGCGCGTTGCTTGGCATGCGGGCGTTGATTTTGCTGGCAAAGATGGCAGCGATATTGTCGCAGTTGCTGCGGGTGTCGTTACTTGGTCTGCAGAGCGTTACGGCTATGGTAATTTGGTTGAAATTAATCATGGCAACGGTTTCACAACCCGCTATGCTCACTGCAAAGAAAACCTCGTTAAAATAGGCGATGTAGTGAAAAAAGGCCAACTTATAGCGCTGATGGGCTCAAGTGGCCGCTCCACAGGCCCACACGTACATTTTGAGGTTTATAAGCATGGTCGCGCTGTCGATCCCGCCTCTTACATTCGTCGAGCCAGCCGCTGAACCTTTAAAGCCCCGTCCTATTTGTTTTTATATCGAACAGTTTCGGCTTTTTAGCCAACTCACTTTTTACCGCCGTTACGGCAACACAATTAAGATACCGTTATGACTCTGAATATTATTAAATTGTTATTTGGCTCTAAAAACGATCGCGAATTAAAGCGTATGCGCAAGCTCGTTAAAAAAATTAATGCCTTAGAAGAGTCTATCAAGGGGCTGGAAGACACTGCGCTAAAAGAAAAAACACAAGAGTTTCGTTCGCGCCACCAAAATGGTGAAACCCTTGATGCATTATTGCCAGAGGCCTTTGCAGTTTGTAGAGAGGCCAGCTCGCGCGTTATGGGAATGCGCCATTACGATGTTCAGCTGATTGGTGGTATCGCCTTGCACGAGGGGCGCATCGCAGAGATGCGTACCGGCGAAGGTAAAACACTCATGGCGACGCTGGCTGTCTATTTAAATGCGATTCCCGGTAATGGCTCGCACCTTGTAACTGTGAATGACTATTTGGCCCGCCGCGATGCTGAATGGATGCGCCCACTTTATGAGGCTCTGGGTTTAACGGTTGGCGTTATTGCTTCAATGCAGCCGCAAGATGAAAAGCGCGAAGCTTATAACTCTGATATTACCTACGGCACAAATAATGAATTTGGGTTCGATTACTTGCGCGATAATATGGTTTTGCGCAAAGAAGATCGCATGCAGCGGCCGCTGACATTTGCCGTTGTGGATGAGGTGGATTCGATCCTAATCGATGAGGCGCGCACACCGCTCATCATCTCCGGCGCAGCTGAAGATAGCTCTGAGCTTTATCGGGTGATGAACCTCCTAACGCCCACCTTGCGCCCCGTGGCCGATTCTGATGGCGAGCGCAATGAGAAAATTCAATTTCAAAAGGTGCTGCTCGAAGGGCAAGAAAAGCCCTGTTCAATTACTGCAGCTTTAACTGAAGCTGATAAAGCTAATAAAGATTTGGTGATTGCGGATGCCAGTGCTAAACCGCCAGTTTGCCGGTTGGCCGAAAAAGGGCATTTTATGCTCGATGAAAAAGGCCGCCAAATCGAGCTGACTGAAGATGGTCACGAGCTGGTTGAGCAGTGGTTAGTCAAAAATAAGCTTATGAAGGAAAACGACAGCCTTTATTCTGCCGGCAACCTAAATCTATTGCACCACGTTCATACATCGTTGAAGGCCCACAAGCTTTATCACAATGATGTCGAATACATTGTGCAAGATAGCCAGGTACTTTTAATTGATGAACACACGGGCCGCACAATGCCTGGGCGTCGTTTATCAGAGGGGTTGCATCAGGCGATTGAAGCCAAAGAAGGACTGGCAATTCAAAATGAAAGTCAAACCTTGGCTTCAACTACTTTCCAGAACTACTTTCGGTTGTACAAAAAATTATCGGGTATGACGGGTACTGCCGATACCGAGGCTGTTGAATTTCGTCAAATCTATGGTTTAGATGTTGTTGTTATCCCTACGAATAAACCCATTGCACGGCAAGATTTGAACGACCTTGTATTTTTAACCATTGACGAAAAATACGATGCAATTGTTAAACAGGTTCAAGAGCTGCAAAGCAAAAACGTCCCTATTTTGGTGGGGACTGCATCGGTAGAAAGCTCTGAAGAAGTCTCTCGTCGCTTTAAGGCTGCGGGGGTTCGTCACGAAGTGCTTAACGCTAAGCAGCATGACCGCGAGGCCGATATTATTGCTCAAGCTGGGCGCCCTGGTGCAATTACAGTCGCTACTAATATGGCGGGCCGTGGTACGGACATTAAGTTGGGTGGAAGCTGGGAAGCTGATGTCGAAAAGCTTGATAACCCAACACAAGCCCAAATCGACGAGCTCAAGGCGCAATGGAAGGAGCGTAACGAGCAAGTTAAAGCCAATGGCGGTCTGCATATTGTTGGTACAGAACGCCACGAATCTCGCCGAATAGACAATCAGCTTCGCGGTCGTGCGGGGCGCCAAGGTGACCCTGGTGTATCGCGCTTTTATCTTTCACTGGAAGATAGCTTGATGCGTATTTTCGCCTCTGATCGTGTGCGCAATATGATGAGTGCGCTAGGCATGGAGAAAGGCGAAGCGATCGAAGCAAAAATGGTTTCTCGGGCTATTGAAAAAGCGCAGCGAAAAGTTGAGGGTCGCAACTTTGACTTCCGTAAGCAGCTACTTGAATACGATGATGTCGCCAACGATCAAAGGCAGGTAATTTATACCCAGCGCAATGATTTATTAGAAATGGACAGCATTGAAGATGCCATTACGGGTATGCGCGAAGAGGTCATGAACGATATTATCTCTAACCATATTCCTCCTCAATCATTGGCTGAGCAATGGGACGTATCGGGGCTGGAGGAAGTTATTAAGGTTGATTTCGGTGTGGATCTACCCATTGCCCAGTGGCTTGAAGACGATAAAAAACTGTATGAAGAACCGTTGCGCGAAAAAATTATTGCTGCAATGGATGAGTTCTACCAGCAGAAGTGCGAGCGCCTTGGCGGTGTTATGCGAGGTCTGGAAAAGCAATTAATGCTGCATGTTCTAGATACATTGTGGAAAGAGCATCTGCAGAGCATGGACCAGTTACGCCAAGGTATTGGCTTGCGCGCTTATGCGCAGAAAAACCCCAAGCAAGAATATAAAAGAGAAGCTTTTGAGTTGTTCCAAGAATTATTGAATAGCTTAAAGCACGATGTTGCGCGTGTATTGTTTAAAGTCGAGCCGATGACCGAAGAGCAAATGCATATGATGGAAGCCCAGCGCAGAATGGAAGCAGAAGCAGCGATGCGTAACCAGCAATTAAAGCATGAAGACGCATCGGCGTTAACAGCGCCGCAAGCGCCAGAGTCTGAAGCTCCGCCTTTGCAGCAGCCTTTGCAGCGTGCAGCACCCAAAGTAGGGCGCAATGATCCGTGCCCATGTGGCTCGGGTAAAAAATATAAAGCATGCCACGGTAAATTA
Protein-coding regions in this window:
- the secA gene encoding preprotein translocase subunit SecA produces the protein MTLNIIKLLFGSKNDRELKRMRKLVKKINALEESIKGLEDTALKEKTQEFRSRHQNGETLDALLPEAFAVCREASSRVMGMRHYDVQLIGGIALHEGRIAEMRTGEGKTLMATLAVYLNAIPGNGSHLVTVNDYLARRDAEWMRPLYEALGLTVGVIASMQPQDEKREAYNSDITYGTNNEFGFDYLRDNMVLRKEDRMQRPLTFAVVDEVDSILIDEARTPLIISGAAEDSSELYRVMNLLTPTLRPVADSDGERNEKIQFQKVLLEGQEKPCSITAALTEADKANKDLVIADASAKPPVCRLAEKGHFMLDEKGRQIELTEDGHELVEQWLVKNKLMKENDSLYSAGNLNLLHHVHTSLKAHKLYHNDVEYIVQDSQVLLIDEHTGRTMPGRRLSEGLHQAIEAKEGLAIQNESQTLASTTFQNYFRLYKKLSGMTGTADTEAVEFRQIYGLDVVVIPTNKPIARQDLNDLVFLTIDEKYDAIVKQVQELQSKNVPILVGTASVESSEEVSRRFKAAGVRHEVLNAKQHDREADIIAQAGRPGAITVATNMAGRGTDIKLGGSWEADVEKLDNPTQAQIDELKAQWKERNEQVKANGGLHIVGTERHESRRIDNQLRGRAGRQGDPGVSRFYLSLEDSLMRIFASDRVRNMMSALGMEKGEAIEAKMVSRAIEKAQRKVEGRNFDFRKQLLEYDDVANDQRQVIYTQRNDLLEMDSIEDAITGMREEVMNDIISNHIPPQSLAEQWDVSGLEEVIKVDFGVDLPIAQWLEDDKKLYEEPLREKIIAAMDEFYQQKCERLGGVMRGLEKQLMLHVLDTLWKEHLQSMDQLRQGIGLRAYAQKNPKQEYKREAFELFQELLNSLKHDVARVLFKVEPMTEEQMHMMEAQRRMEAEAAMRNQQLKHEDASALTAPQAPESEAPPLQQPLQRAAPKVGRNDPCPCGSGKKYKACHGKLA
- the lpxC gene encoding UDP-3-O-acyl-N-acetylglucosamine deacetylase; this encodes MIKQRTLKNEIRATGVGLHTGQKIYLTLRPGPIDGGIVFRRVDLNPVVEIQAKAENVGDTTLSTTLINGDVRVSTVEHLLSAMAGLGIDNAIIDVSADEVPIMDGSAGPFVFLIQSAGIQEQPAAKKFIRIKKEVTVTDGDKMATFVPFDGFKVSFTIDFDHPVFKGRKLDAVVDFSSTSFVKEISRARTFGFMHEIEYLRSKGLAKGGSVDNAIVVDKYRILNEDGLRYEDEFVKHKILDAIGDLYLLGNTLIGEFRAYKSGHGLNNQSLRELIRQPDAWEVVTFEDDEESPIAYHKPLAAA
- a CDS encoding M23 family metallopeptidase, with protein sequence MKIIFISKRHGGTKTITLGFWSKTFLIAGMLALPLAAVTLIALQWSVKSGHSLLTQDVSKTWEQTLTAQQLEIENTRNEAQSKLEALTLRVAELQARLVRLDALGERMTVAAKLEHGEFDFSQPPALGGPSEELDNHNFEVATFMDMIDELSFKIEDRQHQLQTLEALMANQKVEESIFVAGRPITKGYLSSRYGRRTDPFSGRVAWHAGVDFAGKDGSDIVAVAAGVVTWSAERYGYGNLVEINHGNGFTTRYAHCKENLVKIGDVVKKGQLIALMGSSGRSTGPHVHFEVYKHGRAVDPASYIRRASR